The genomic stretch GAGGTCCAGCGCGGTCGACTCGCTGGCCAGCACGTAGGCGCCTTCCTTCATCCGTCCCAGCACCAGCGGCCGGATGCCGTGCGGGTCCCGCACCGCGACGAGCTTGTTCTCCGTGAGCACCAGGAGGCTGTAGGCGCCCGTCACCTTGCGCAGCGCCTCCACGAGCTTCTGCTCGAAGGTCGCCTGCTTGGAGCGCGCCAGCAGGTGCAGGATGACTTCCGTGTCCGCGTCGGACTGGAAGATGGCGCCGTCGGCCTCGAGCTGCTGCTTCAGCTCGGCCGCGTTCACCAGGTTGCCGTTGTGCGCGATGGCGCACTGCCCGCCCGCGTACTGCACGAAGAGCGGCTGGGCGTTCTTGAGGGCGCTGCCTCCAGCGGTGGAGTAGCGCACATGGCCGATGGCCGCCTGCCCAGGCAGGTCGGCGAGCACCGGCGCATCGAAGATGTCGGCAACGAGTCCCATCTGCCGGTGAGCGCGAAGCCCCATCCCGTCAGAGGCGACAATGCCCGCGGACTCCTGCCCCCGGTGCTGGAGGGCGTGCAGTCCCAGGTACGTCAGGTTGGAGGCCTCAGCGTGCCCCACGATTCCGAAGATGCCGCACATGGCGCGCTGCCTTACTCCTTTCAAGCGGTGAGCGGAACAGGAACGCATGCCTCTCTGGTGGGTATTCCACCCGACGCCAGAGTCGTTTCATGTGGGCAGTCAGGCGTCCCAAAGTCCAGGCCCTGGGGGTAGTCTGGCTCGCGCATGGCATCCTCGCGACTGGCCCGCTGGCGTTCCCTGTTTCCCCTGGTGTTGCTTACCGTGGGGGCCGCGTATTCGCTGGCGTCCTGGAACTGGTGTGGCAGTTGGGCCGAGCGCGCGCCAGTCCTTGTGTCACAGGTTCATGGCGAAGGGCCGCTGCGCGCGGGCGCGGCGAAGGTGGCGCTCGCGCCGCCTTTCCCAGTGGTGGTGGCCGGTTATACGCCGCCACGGCCCGAGGCGGACCAGGCCGACGTGCCGCTCTACGCGCGCGCGGTGGTGCTGGAGGCAGGAGGGACACAGGTGGGGCTGGTGTCGTTGGACCTGCTCCTCGTTCCGGACGTGCTGGCCACGCGGGTGCGTGAGCGCGCGCGGGCCTCGGGGCTGGAGGATGTGCTGGTCCTGGCCACGCACACGCATTCGTCGTTGGGCGGGTATGACTCGCGGTGGGTGGCCCAGCTGTCCGGCACCGGGCGCTACCGGGAAGACGTGGTGGATGCCATCACCACGGCGGCGGGTGACGCACTGGCCCAGGCGGCCGCGTCGCTCGCCCCGGTGTCGCTGGAGGTCGGCGAGGCGCGGCAGCAGAAGTTCGTCATCTCCCGCAGCGGTGGCGAGAAGCCGGATGGCGTCCTGACGCGCGCGGTGTTCCGGGGGCAGGAGGGACCGGTGGCGGAGCTGCTGCTCTTCGCCGCGCACCCGACGATGGTGCCGCGTCGCCGCGCCTACGTCGACCCTGACTACCCCGGCCGGCTCAGCGCGCTGCGCGAGGAGGCGGGCAGCGGCGTGACGCTGTTGCTGCAGGGCGCGGGGGGCAATGCGACGGTGGCGTACTCGGAAGGGCAGGGGCTGGAGCGGGTGTCGGGCTTCGCGCATGCCCTGGCGGAGCTGGCCGGCGATGCGCCCTTGTCACCCGTGGGGGAGACAGTGCGGCTGTCCCTGGCGCGCGCCGATGCGGCCATGCCACGTCCGGACGCTTCGCGGCTGGTGCCGGCGCTGACGCGGGCGGCGGGGGACAACCTGCTGTGTGAATCCGCGCCGCGTCTGGCGGAGGTGGGCGCGCTGATGCTGGGGCCGCTGAAGCTGGTGGCGGTGCCGGGTGAGCCCAGCGTGGCCGCGGGCGTGGAGTTGCTGCGGCGGACCGGTGCCACGGGCGTGTTGGGCCTGGCGGATGGTTACGTGGGCTACGTGGAGACAGCGGCGAACGTGCAGGGGGGACTGGGGGAGTCCAGGCGCCAGTACTTCGGGCCCGCGCTGCTGGAGCGGCTGAGCGTGGCGGCGGAGTTCGTGGCCGGGGCGGCGGGCTTCACGCCTTGAGGCGGCCGGGCGCCGCGGAGGACTTTCCGCGGCGCGGCCGGCTCGAGGCTGGCTAGAACTTC from Myxococcus xanthus encodes the following:
- a CDS encoding neutral/alkaline non-lysosomal ceramidase N-terminal domain-containing protein, producing MASSRLARWRSLFPLVLLTVGAAYSLASWNWCGSWAERAPVLVSQVHGEGPLRAGAAKVALAPPFPVVVAGYTPPRPEADQADVPLYARAVVLEAGGTQVGLVSLDLLLVPDVLATRVRERARASGLEDVLVLATHTHSSLGGYDSRWVAQLSGTGRYREDVVDAITTAAGDALAQAAASLAPVSLEVGEARQQKFVISRSGGEKPDGVLTRAVFRGQEGPVAELLLFAAHPTMVPRRRAYVDPDYPGRLSALREEAGSGVTLLLQGAGGNATVAYSEGQGLERVSGFAHALAELAGDAPLSPVGETVRLSLARADAAMPRPDASRLVPALTRAAGDNLLCESAPRLAEVGALMLGPLKLVAVPGEPSVAAGVELLRRTGATGVLGLADGYVGYVETAANVQGGLGESRRQYFGPALLERLSVAAEFVAGAAGFTP